In Nonomuraea sp. NBC_00507, the following are encoded in one genomic region:
- a CDS encoding VOC family protein has translation MATRLVQIAMDARDDSAVGRFWAEALGWSVSSEGPGVTNVEPVGLVYPDPVAVYIDVVAVPEPKTVKNRVHLDFATTSAAHQADLVSRLRDLGATPADVGQGDVPWTVLADPEGNEFCVLEPRSKYQDTGPIAAVVVDCVDPRAMAGFWGEAMDWTLHEVTDDHAVLRSAKGVGPYLEFLRTPGVKTVKNRIHLDLRPYLGDDQAAEVARLRALGATDVDLGQGDVPWTVLADPEGNEFCVLTPR, from the coding sequence ATGGCGACGCGGCTCGTTCAGATTGCGATGGATGCTCGGGATGACTCCGCAGTGGGTCGGTTCTGGGCGGAGGCGCTCGGCTGGAGTGTTTCCAGCGAGGGGCCCGGCGTGACCAACGTCGAGCCGGTGGGCCTCGTCTATCCGGACCCCGTCGCCGTCTACATCGACGTCGTTGCCGTTCCGGAACCTAAAACGGTGAAGAACCGCGTGCACCTCGATTTCGCGACCACGTCTGCGGCCCATCAGGCGGACCTGGTCAGCCGCCTGCGGGATCTCGGGGCGACGCCCGCCGACGTGGGTCAGGGCGACGTCCCGTGGACGGTCCTCGCCGACCCGGAGGGCAACGAGTTCTGCGTGCTGGAGCCTCGATCGAAGTATCAGGACACCGGGCCGATTGCTGCGGTGGTGGTCGACTGCGTGGATCCGCGGGCCATGGCAGGGTTCTGGGGCGAGGCGATGGACTGGACTCTGCACGAGGTGACCGACGATCATGCGGTGCTGCGCTCCGCCAAGGGGGTAGGGCCGTATCTGGAGTTCCTCCGGACACCCGGCGTGAAGACGGTGAAGAACCGTATCCATCTCGACCTCCGGCCGTACCTCGGTGACGATCAAGCGGCGGAGGTAGCCCGGCTGCGGGCTCTCGGCGCCACCGACGTCGACCTCGGTCAGGGCGACGTGCCGTGGACGGTCCTCGCCGACCCGGAGGGCAACGAGTTCTGCGTTCTCACCCCGCGCTGA
- a CDS encoding RidA family protein codes for MAVTLVNPDGLPKPDVYRQLSIATGSKLVFLAGQVARDAEGRRVGEGDLAAQVEQAYLNIGTALAGVGGSFDDVAKLTIYVVDWAPDKMPLLGEGVARAAAKLGVDPVKPITLLGVAALGEPDLLVEVEATAVID; via the coding sequence ATGGCCGTGACGCTGGTCAACCCCGACGGACTACCGAAACCCGACGTCTATCGCCAACTGTCGATCGCCACCGGGTCCAAACTGGTGTTCCTGGCGGGCCAGGTGGCCCGCGATGCCGAGGGCCGGCGAGTCGGCGAAGGAGATCTGGCCGCTCAGGTCGAGCAGGCCTACCTCAATATCGGCACCGCGCTGGCCGGGGTCGGCGGATCCTTCGACGACGTGGCCAAGCTGACCATCTACGTCGTCGACTGGGCACCCGACAAGATGCCGCTGCTGGGAGAGGGTGTCGCGCGGGCAGCCGCGAAGCTGGGGGTCGATCCGGTCAAGCCGATCACGCTCCTGGGAGTCGCGGCGCTGGGCGAACCCGATCTGCTGGTCGAGGTCGAAGCCACCGCCGTCATCGACTGA
- a CDS encoding TetR/AcrR family transcriptional regulator yields MVRVKDPAVRSLLIDRAAQMLAVREPVTLRSLVAGTGVSSMAVYTYFGGMDGLWKAVRQEGFTRLAARLAAVSPSEDPVRDLAALGAAYLSNALTSPDLYRVMFDAGFELEDAVAADDTLHCLVRGVERATAAGRFRDDIDPLELATQSWTIGHGLASLVATGPLPGQALAHGVPLLTALFTSAGDNPEQCHRSVERGWRPLTTDHCAEFSDTVPAAIPPQ; encoded by the coding sequence ATGGTGAGGGTGAAGGACCCGGCTGTGCGCTCCCTGCTGATCGACCGGGCCGCGCAGATGCTCGCCGTCCGGGAGCCGGTCACGCTCCGCTCGCTGGTGGCCGGAACCGGCGTCTCGTCCATGGCCGTTTACACCTATTTCGGCGGCATGGACGGCCTGTGGAAAGCCGTGCGGCAGGAGGGATTCACTCGCCTGGCGGCCCGGCTCGCCGCAGTCTCGCCGTCGGAGGATCCCGTGCGGGATCTGGCCGCCCTCGGCGCCGCGTACCTGTCCAACGCCCTGACCAGTCCCGATCTCTACCGGGTCATGTTCGACGCCGGATTCGAGCTCGAGGACGCCGTGGCCGCAGATGACACGCTGCACTGTCTGGTTCGCGGCGTCGAAAGGGCGACGGCCGCCGGTCGCTTTCGTGACGACATCGACCCGCTGGAGCTGGCTACGCAGAGCTGGACCATCGGTCATGGACTTGCATCGCTGGTCGCGACCGGCCCATTGCCGGGTCAAGCGCTCGCCCACGGCGTGCCGCTGCTGACTGCCCTGTTCACCAGCGCAGGCGACAACCCCGAGCAATGCCACCGGTCAGTCGAACGTGGTTGGCGCCCTCTGACCACCGATCACTGCGCCGAGTTCTCCGACACGGTGCCGGCAGCGATCCCGCCCCAATGA
- a CDS encoding helix-turn-helix transcriptional regulator, with translation MRADRLVSLVLLLRRHGRLSAAALARELEVSTRTVLRDIEALSAAGVPVYAERGRHGGFALLPGFRTELTGLNHDEALALLVAGSRRGAQAFGLGSALASAMLKVVDALPESYRDTAAGAAERLLIDPETDLLSRRLVDEEVPDAIAAEVLRAVFAGHKLRIHYAAVDQAPEWRTVDPIGLVTVRDRGYLLATRSGADRTYRLSRVLAAKELAEPAQRPNRVDLDRAWQERSTRFRTGGDQVTVLVRVNPARREDLVGTALAVLAEEADSDGWLRLEVTFQDPRHAEWALWQLSTNAEALAPQWLRDSLRNRATAIATRYGVSS, from the coding sequence ATGCGCGCCGACCGGTTGGTCTCGCTGGTGCTGCTGCTGCGCCGGCACGGCCGGCTGTCCGCGGCCGCGCTGGCCCGCGAGCTGGAGGTGTCCACCCGCACCGTGCTGCGCGACATCGAGGCGCTGTCCGCAGCCGGCGTCCCGGTCTACGCCGAACGCGGCCGGCACGGCGGTTTCGCGTTGTTGCCCGGTTTCCGGACCGAGCTCACCGGACTGAACCACGACGAGGCCCTTGCCCTGCTGGTCGCCGGATCGCGGCGCGGCGCGCAGGCATTCGGCCTCGGCTCGGCGCTCGCTTCGGCGATGCTCAAGGTGGTTGACGCGCTGCCCGAAAGCTATCGGGACACCGCGGCCGGCGCGGCCGAGCGATTGCTCATCGACCCGGAGACCGACCTCCTCTCGCGTCGGCTGGTCGATGAGGAGGTGCCTGACGCCATAGCGGCCGAGGTCCTGCGCGCGGTGTTCGCCGGACACAAGCTGCGCATCCACTACGCGGCTGTGGACCAGGCCCCGGAGTGGCGCACGGTGGACCCGATCGGCCTGGTCACCGTACGCGACCGGGGCTACTTGCTGGCCACGAGGTCCGGCGCGGACCGTACCTACCGGCTGTCCCGGGTCTTGGCCGCCAAGGAACTCGCCGAACCCGCACAGCGACCGAACCGGGTCGATCTGGACCGGGCCTGGCAGGAACGCAGCACGCGGTTTCGGACCGGCGGCGACCAGGTCACCGTGCTGGTACGGGTGAACCCGGCGCGGCGGGAGGATCTGGTGGGCACCGCTCTGGCCGTCCTCGCCGAAGAAGCCGACTCAGACGGCTGGCTGCGGCTGGAGGTGACCTTCCAAGATCCGAGACACGCCGAATGGGCGCTGTGGCAGCTCAGCACGAACGCGGAAGCCCTGGCCCCGCAGTGGCTGCGCGACTCCCTGCGCAACCGCGCAACCGCGATCGCCACCCGCTACGGGGTGTCATCCTGA
- a CDS encoding RidA family protein, translating to MERTTVNPWAWSVELGYNQGEIVSGHTRTLYCAGQTAMSGDGKPQHADDMAAQLALSLDNLEALLGEAGMSLANLVRLNVYTTDVDRLFEHYGVLASRLGAAGVAPSTTMLGVTRLAIPDLMVELEGTAVA from the coding sequence ATGGAGCGAACGACGGTCAACCCGTGGGCGTGGTCGGTGGAGCTCGGGTACAACCAGGGTGAGATCGTCTCCGGGCACACCCGGACCCTGTACTGCGCCGGGCAGACCGCGATGAGCGGCGACGGCAAGCCCCAGCATGCCGATGACATGGCGGCGCAGTTGGCGCTGAGCCTCGACAACCTGGAGGCCCTGCTCGGCGAGGCCGGCATGTCCCTGGCGAACCTCGTCCGGCTCAACGTCTACACCACCGACGTCGATCGGCTCTTCGAGCACTACGGCGTGCTGGCGTCGCGGTTGGGCGCCGCCGGGGTGGCACCGTCCACCACGATGCTCGGGGTGACACGGCTGGCGATCCCCGACCTGATGGTCGAGCTTGAGGGGACCGCCGTCGCGTGA